One stretch of Paenibacillus sp. FSL R5-0341 DNA includes these proteins:
- the nagZ gene encoding beta-N-acetylhexosaminidase — protein sequence MHNYRYHSNNQWKKTLQMMCFMLGIVLLLSACGQAQKPSSATDSNINSNTDSNTGQTSSSPEQNTVPPQEQAQEEPQEESDPVQEQLSSLTLEEKIGQMILAGVQGTTLDDQAKQMIMDQKVGGIIFYANNVTTLEGTAKFVQSIKDTNQSNPVPIFMSVDQEGGKVSRMPETVESIPSNKKVGQTNDSALAETMGELLARQVQLAGFNVDFAPVLDVNSNPKNPVIGDRSFGSSAELVSRMGIAEMKGLRSEGIIPVVKHFPGHGDTSVDSHLDLPVVNKTEKQLAELEWIPFQAAVKEQVEAVMVAHILFPKLDSDHPASLSDVIIGEHLRGKFKYDGVVITDDLSMGAIAKNFKLDEAALATVRAGSDILLVAHSYESAKTIFDTLMSAVKSGEISESRIDESVYRILALKQQYKLSDDQKASGDLKQLNADIVDWRKQVDAR from the coding sequence TTGCACAACTATAGGTACCACTCGAACAATCAATGGAAAAAAACATTACAGATGATGTGTTTCATGTTGGGGATCGTTCTGCTTTTATCGGCATGCGGCCAAGCTCAGAAACCTTCTTCCGCAACGGACTCGAACATCAATTCGAACACAGACTCCAACACAGGGCAAACTTCCTCATCACCGGAGCAGAATACCGTTCCACCACAGGAACAAGCGCAAGAGGAACCGCAAGAAGAATCCGACCCGGTGCAGGAGCAGCTCAGTTCACTGACGTTAGAAGAGAAGATTGGACAGATGATACTGGCTGGTGTTCAGGGAACAACGCTGGATGATCAAGCCAAACAGATGATTATGGATCAGAAGGTAGGGGGCATTATTTTCTATGCCAACAATGTAACGACGCTTGAGGGAACAGCCAAGTTTGTGCAGTCCATCAAGGACACGAATCAGTCCAATCCGGTACCGATCTTCATGAGTGTAGACCAGGAGGGCGGCAAAGTCAGCCGTATGCCGGAGACGGTGGAATCCATTCCTTCCAACAAAAAGGTAGGCCAGACGAACGATAGCGCGCTTGCTGAAACGATGGGAGAATTGCTGGCGAGACAGGTTCAACTTGCAGGTTTTAATGTGGACTTCGCTCCTGTACTGGATGTGAACAGTAACCCGAAGAACCCGGTGATCGGAGATCGTTCATTCGGCAGCTCGGCAGAACTCGTGTCACGTATGGGGATTGCAGAGATGAAGGGACTACGTAGTGAAGGCATTATTCCGGTAGTGAAGCATTTTCCGGGTCATGGGGATACGTCCGTGGATTCCCATCTTGATCTGCCTGTCGTAAACAAAACGGAAAAACAACTGGCCGAGCTTGAATGGATTCCGTTCCAAGCCGCAGTGAAGGAGCAGGTAGAAGCGGTCATGGTTGCACACATTTTGTTCCCCAAGCTTGATTCGGATCATCCGGCTTCCTTATCCGATGTCATTATTGGTGAACATTTGCGTGGCAAATTTAAGTATGACGGTGTCGTCATCACAGATGACCTTAGTATGGGAGCAATAGCGAAGAATTTCAAGTTGGACGAAGCTGCTCTAGCAACGGTTAGAGCAGGAAGTGACATTCTTTTGGTAGCTCATAGTTATGAAAGTGCCAAGACGATTTTTGACACGCTAATGAGTGCAGTGAAGTCAGGCGAGATCTCCGAATCTCGAATTGATGAAAGTGTATATCGAATCCTGGCATTGAAGCAACAATACAAATTATCCGATGACCAGAAAGCTTCCGGAGATCTGAAACAATTGAATGCAGATATTGTGGATTGGCGTAAGCAAGTCGATGCTCGATAA
- a CDS encoding ABC transporter ATP-binding protein — protein MEICSVKQISKIYKGIVSYEALSGIDLSIQEGEFVGIMGPSGSGKTTLLNMISTIDHPTSGELRIAGKNPFELNQDELALFRRKELGFVFQSFNLLNTLTVKENIVLPLTLDGVSLAEMNARVEQLASKLGIESILNKRTYEISGGQAQRTAIARALIHSPKLILADEPTGNLDSKAARDVMEILETRNQEDRATMLLVTHDAVAASYCSRVVFIKDGKLYNEIHYGDNRAAFYQKIINVLSLMGGSGHEFSPVRH, from the coding sequence ATGGAGATTTGTTCTGTAAAACAGATCAGTAAAATCTATAAAGGCATCGTATCATATGAAGCATTATCCGGTATTGACCTCAGTATTCAGGAAGGTGAGTTTGTTGGCATCATGGGACCATCCGGTAGTGGCAAAACGACCCTGCTGAACATGATCTCTACTATTGATCATCCAACATCAGGCGAACTGCGGATTGCAGGGAAGAATCCGTTTGAATTGAATCAGGATGAACTCGCGCTGTTCCGGCGCAAAGAGCTTGGTTTCGTTTTTCAATCGTTCAATCTGTTAAATACACTGACAGTCAAGGAAAACATCGTACTGCCACTGACCCTTGACGGCGTTTCGCTAGCAGAGATGAACGCACGTGTTGAACAGCTGGCAAGCAAGCTGGGCATCGAGAGTATTCTAAACAAACGGACATATGAGATCTCAGGTGGACAGGCACAACGTACGGCTATTGCCAGAGCGCTTATCCATTCCCCGAAGCTGATTCTGGCCGATGAGCCAACAGGTAATCTGGATTCGAAGGCGGCCAGAGATGTGATGGAGATTCTTGAAACACGCAATCAGGAGGATCGGGCTACGATGCTGCTGGTTACCCATGATGCAGTTGCAGCGAGCTACTGTAGTCGGGTCGTCTTTATCAAGGATGGCAAATTGTACAATGAAATTCATTACGGCGATAATCGCGCAGCCTTTTATCAGAAGATTATTAACGTATTATCCCTAATGGGAGGGTCAGGACATGAATTTTCGCCAGTTCGCCATTAA
- a CDS encoding sensor histidine kinase has product MRLFIREHLALTCWVVAILFTVIAVFWYDGYNDWVTAAYAVALGLFLYVAYLVYRYYSHRSFYARMTRSMDSLKEFVPLNETSPLSLALEKLLDSQYGQYHAHLHRLEQRQQEYLTFMNQWVHQMKTPLSVIELTVEDQEDDDPRLISIREEADQMRRGLETVLYVARLDTFEQDFSVEPVVLKNAGEEAIHELKRFFIRNHVYPEMHIDSALVVQSDAKWIRFVLVQLLSNAIKYSAGNGQKIHLRAYEAERSIMLEVQDQGIGIPKSDLNRVFQPFFTGENGRHFKESTGMGLYIAKEVLTRMNHQIDLESVYGEGTTARITFKS; this is encoded by the coding sequence ATGAGGTTGTTTATACGAGAACATCTCGCTTTAACTTGCTGGGTTGTTGCTATCTTGTTCACCGTTATTGCAGTGTTCTGGTATGACGGTTACAACGATTGGGTGACGGCTGCTTATGCTGTAGCGTTGGGATTGTTTTTATACGTTGCATATTTGGTCTATCGTTATTATTCACATCGCTCTTTTTATGCCCGTATGACACGATCGATGGATTCGCTGAAGGAATTTGTACCATTGAACGAAACAAGTCCTTTATCACTGGCACTGGAGAAGCTGCTGGATTCACAATACGGGCAGTATCATGCTCATCTGCATCGGCTGGAACAACGGCAGCAAGAATATCTGACGTTTATGAACCAGTGGGTACATCAGATGAAGACCCCGTTATCCGTCATTGAGTTGACCGTGGAAGATCAGGAAGATGATGATCCCAGGCTCATCAGCATTCGAGAGGAAGCGGACCAGATGAGACGGGGATTGGAGACTGTGCTGTATGTGGCCCGCTTGGATACCTTTGAACAGGATTTCAGTGTCGAACCTGTGGTACTGAAGAACGCTGGTGAAGAGGCGATCCATGAGCTGAAACGATTCTTCATCCGTAATCACGTTTATCCAGAGATGCATATCGATTCTGCGCTGGTTGTGCAATCCGATGCCAAGTGGATTCGTTTCGTCTTGGTACAGTTACTGTCGAACGCAATCAAGTACTCTGCGGGCAACGGACAAAAGATTCATCTGCGTGCGTATGAAGCGGAACGCTCTATCATGCTGGAAGTGCAGGATCAGGGCATCGGGATTCCGAAGTCTGATCTGAATCGGGTATTCCAACCTTTCTTCACCGGGGAGAACGGGCGGCATTTCAAAGAGTCCACAGGCATGGGATTGTATATAGCAAAAGAAGTGTTAACGCGGATGAATCATCAGATTGATCTTGAATCCGTGTACGGCGAAGGAACGACCGCCCGAATTACATTCAAATCCTGA
- a CDS encoding response regulator transcription factor: MYTIMIIEDDPKIAGLLKSHIERYGDKAVLAEDFETIVQQFEQVQPHVVLLDINLPSYDGFYWCRQIRTMSTCPILFISARSGKMDQVMALENGADDYITKPFEHEIVIAKIRSQLRRVYGDYAVRDEERKVELDGLVVYLERQEIQLADLKVQLTKKETILLETLLRRSPKLVSRETILEKLWDDSFVDDNTLSVNVTRVRKRLAELGITDALETVRGSGYRLNNNWKFSSPS, encoded by the coding sequence ATGTATACCATTATGATTATAGAGGACGACCCCAAGATTGCGGGATTATTGAAATCACATATTGAGCGCTATGGGGATAAGGCCGTTTTGGCCGAGGATTTTGAGACGATTGTACAACAGTTTGAGCAGGTGCAGCCACATGTGGTGCTTCTGGATATCAATTTACCCAGCTACGATGGTTTCTATTGGTGCCGCCAGATTCGTACGATGTCTACGTGCCCGATTCTGTTTATCTCCGCCCGGAGCGGAAAAATGGATCAGGTCATGGCACTGGAGAACGGAGCGGATGATTATATTACGAAGCCGTTTGAACATGAGATTGTTATAGCCAAAATTCGGAGTCAGCTGCGCAGGGTGTATGGGGACTATGCTGTACGTGACGAAGAACGCAAGGTGGAATTGGACGGTTTGGTCGTGTATCTGGAAAGACAGGAGATTCAACTCGCTGATCTCAAAGTGCAGTTGACGAAAAAGGAAACGATTTTGCTGGAAACGTTATTGCGCCGCAGTCCAAAGCTTGTGAGCAGGGAGACGATTCTGGAGAAGCTGTGGGATGACTCTTTTGTAGATGACAACACACTTAGTGTTAACGTTACCCGGGTGCGTAAACGATTAGCCGAGCTTGGCATAACGGACGCACTGGAAACGGTAAGAGGTTCGGGTTACCGACTGAACAATAACTGGAAGTTCTCTTCACCGTCATGA